The Gemmatimonadetes bacterium SCN 70-22 sequence GGTGAGTGTTACCAGCTCCATACTGCTTCGATGCCGATGCGCCTCCCGCCGTCGGGTGCCGTTAGCAGGACGGGCGATACCCTCGGCCGTACGCCGGCATGCTGCCGAGCGCGCTCGCGGTGCATGCGATTGGCACTGTCGTCCGCATCGAGGAACCCGAAGACATACGCCCCTAACAGCAGAGCCGTATTTACCGGCGCGCACTTCACGTGCAGCACCAGCAGCATCCCCTGGTCGCACTGCACTCGCGAGATGCCGTTGAAGAGGACCACGACCGATCCGACAAGCAGTGCCGCTCCCTTGAGGTGCTCCCCCGCGTAGAGATGCCCTCCTCCGGCGGCAACGAGGGCGTACCTCCTGGCGAGGGCGGGATCGCGATACTCCCAATCTTTGTCATCGAGTCCTGCGGCAGATGACCTTCCGGACGGCGCGGCGGATGCCGAAGCGGATGCCGCGGCGGGAGGAGTCGCCCCACCTGTTTCCACGAGGCCGTCTGTGGATCGAAGTGCCCCGCGCTCGGACCCGTCGTCGGTGGATACCTGAGTCGGAGCGGGTGAGGGCGCTGCCGCTGTGTCGCCTCGAGCAGCGGGGTGCAGGAGGTCGCTTCGTATCCAGCCGGCGGCCCTCACTCCTTGTATCCGCGTCCCTCCCACCGATCGTTCGAGCGCCGCGAGCTGCGTGCCGCGTTTGAGTGTCGCCACCACAGTGACGTCCGCAGTGGGGGCACGCCGGACGTTGGCGCGCGTGACGGCAACTGAAGCCGAATCCTGCGCGGCGATGGCGTGGATCGGCGATGCCAGTGCGAGCATCACGAACGCCAACTCGATGCCCGCGCGCCGACGAGAACGTCGCCCGCCAGACTGCGGCAGCGGTGGTAATGATTTTCACGGAGGGCCACACTGAGGACTGCCGAGTCGAATCGTCACCCCCGAGACGGGTGTTCGCCCTACGAGGGCAACTGGTCAGGCAGCCTCATCCGGGTTGCGCCCTAGGCCCTCGGATGAGACCTTGGCATGACTCGGCCGGTGCTTGGCCGACCGTCAGTCCCGGGGGATACCGTGGTCCCGGGATTCGGCGCGAGGTGTCTAGTAAGTGATCGCGTACTCGGAGGCGGAGAATGGATGCGAGCGACGATTCTTGAAGGAGCGGTTCGGCCGTCAGAGGGGCGCGAAGCACGCTCAGGGGAATGCCCCGCTCCGCAGGTGCGGATTTCGCCACGATCGCACGCCGACGCTCCCGCATGACGCTCGAAGAGCTCAAACCGAACGCCACCGTCCGCGGCATCCTCCCCTCTGAGCTGGCGACCGTTGTCGGCGTCACCTGGCACGGCTCGAACGCCCTCACGGTCGTCTACCGTGGCCCCGAGGGCCGCCTCGCCGAGGAGATCCTCTACCGCGACGACGAACCCCGCCTCGAGTTGGTCGCGGTCGGACGCCCCTGGAGCTTCGACGGCGACGGCGCCGCCTTTCGGCTGGTCGCCGAGGCGCACCGGATCCGCCTCGCCCACCTCTTCGACCCGGTCCTCGCCGTCCACACGTCGCTCGTGGACCCGCTCCCGCACCAGATCACCGCGGTCTACGAGCAGATGCTGCCCCGTCAGCCGCTCCGCTTCCTCCTGGCGGACGACCCGGGCGCCGGCAAGACGATCATGGCGGGGCTCCTCATCAAGGAGCTGATCGCACGCGGCGACCTGCGGCGCTGCCTCATCGTCTGCCCCGGAAGCCTGGTGGAGCAATGGCAGGACGAGCTCAGCCGCCGTTTCCACCTTCCCTTCGAGATCCTCACGAACGACAAGCTGGAGGCCGCGCGCACGGGGAACTGGTTCCTGGAGAACGACCTCGCGATCGCGCGCCTCGACAAGCTCTCGCGCAACGAGGACATCCAGCAGAAGCTCTCGGCGCCGGACTGTCGCTACGACCTCATCGTGTGCGACGAGGCGCACAAGATGTCGGCGACGTTCTTCAGCGGGGAGGTGAAGTACACCAAGCGCTACAAGCTCGGGCAGCTGCTCTCCACGCTCACGCGCCACTTCCTGTTGATGACGGCGACGCCGCACAACGGCAAGGAGGAGGACTTCCAGCTTTTCCTGGCGCTGCTCGACGGCGACCGCTTCGAGGGACGTTTCCGCGATGGCGTGCACCAGGTCGAGGTGTCGGACCTGATGCGCCGCATGGTAAAGGAGAACCTGCTCAAGTTCGACGGTCGCCCGCTCTTCCCCGAGCGAATCGCCTACACCGTCCCCTACAAGCTCTCCGACCTCGAGGCTCGGCTCTATCGCGAGGTCACCGACTACGTGCGTCAGGAGTTCAATCGCGCCGACGCGCTCCAGAACGACAAGCGCGCCGGCACGGTGGGGTTCGCGCTGACGATCCTCCAGCGCCGTCTTGCCTCTTCACCCGAGGCGATCTACCAGTCGATCAAGCGCCGCCGAGAGCGGCTGGAGAAGCGCCTCCGCGAGCTGGAACTCCTGCAGCGCGGTGGCGCGCCGGTCGCACGAGAACCCGCGCCGCGCCTACTCGATGCCGACGACGTCGAGGATCTCGAAGAGGCGCCGGAGAACGAGGTCGAGGCGGTCGAGGAGGAGATCCTCGATCAGGCGACGGCCGCCAGCACCATCGCCGAGCTGCAGGCTGAAATCGCGACGCTCGCGAGACTGGAGCAGCTCGCGACCGATGTGCGCCGCAGCGGGCAGGACACGAAGTGGCGCGAACTCTCGCGACTGCTGGGCGAGATCTTCTCATCGAACGGCGGCAATCCTGGCGCCGTCGGCGAGCGACAGCCCCCTCGGGGTGCCGGAGAGATTTTCCCTCCCGTCCCGTCACCTCGCCAGAAACTCGTGCTCTTCACTGAGCACCGGGACACGCTCAACTACCTGGAGCGCCAGATCGCCTCGCTCCTCGGTCGCCCGCATGCCGTCGTCCTGATCCACGGCGGGATGGGACGCGAGGAGCGGCGGAAGGCGCAGGAGAGCTTCCTCCACGACCCCACCGTGCAGGTGCTGCTGGCGACAGACGCCGCTGGCGAGGGGATCAACCTCCAGCGGGCCCACCTGATGGTCAACTACGACCTCCCGTGGAACCCGAACCGGCTGGAGCAACGATTCGGTCGCATCCACCGAATCGGGCAGACCGAGGTGTGCCATCTCTGGAACCTCGTCGCTGACGAGACGCGCGAGGGTGACGTCTACAGAACGCTGCTGGAGAAGCTGGAGGAAGCACGAAAGGCGTTAGGCGGTCAGGTCTTCGATGTCCTAGGGAAGCTTCAATTCGAGGGGAAGGCGTTGAGAGAGCTCTTGCTGGAGGCGATTCGATACGGCGATCAGCCCGAGGTGCGGGCGCGTCTCACTCGATCGATCGCCAACGGCGTCGATCGGAGCCACTTGCAAGGACTGATCGAGGAACGGGCCCTGGCGCATGATGCCATGGACGCCAGCCGGGTGGCGCGGATTCGGGAGGAGATGGAACGGGCCGATGCGCGACGCCTCCAGCCGCATTACATCGAGTCCTTCTTTCTTGAAGCGTTCCGGCAGCTGGGCGGAAACGCGCGCCTGCGTGAGGCCAGGCGTTACGAGGTGTCGCACATCCCGGCCCCTGTGCGGAACCGCGACCGGGTCATCGGCACGGGTGACCCGGTGCTCCCGCGCTACGAGCGCATCGTCTTCGAGAAGGAGCTGATCGCGCCGCCGGGGCAGCCGCTCGGGGCATTTGTCTGCCCGGGGCACCCGCTGCTCGACGCGACGCTCGACCTCACCCTGGAGCGCCACGCTGACCTCCTCAAGCGGGGGACCGTTCTCGTCGACGAGCGCGACCCCGGAACCGAGCCGCGCGTGCTCTTCTTCATCGAGCACGGTATCCAGAATGCGAGCCTGCTTCCCTCCGGAGAACGTCGCACCATCTCGCGCCGGATGCTCTATGTCGAGATCAACAAAGCGGGCGACACCCGGCACCTGCAGTACGCGCCGTATCTCGATTACCGGCCGCTGAAGGAAGGGGAACCCGGTTGCGATGCCTTGCTCGCCCGACCCGAATTGGCCTGGGTGACGCGCGAGGTGGAAGCGACCGCTGCTCGCTACGCGGTCGAGCACGTCGTCCCGGAGCACGTGAAGGAGGTCCGTGATCGGCGCCTCGAGCTGATCCAGAAGACACGCGCCGCGGTGAGGGACCGACTCACGAAGGAGATCACGTACTGGGACCACCGCGCCGCGCGACTGCAACTGGATGAGGCGGCGGGAAAGCCGAACGCACGCCAGAACTCCCAGGAAGCGCGGCGTCGGGCCGACGACCTACAGGTTCGCCTGGAGAAGCGACTGGCGGAACTGGAGCGCGAAGCGCAGATGTCGGCGCTATCGCCAGTCGTGCGAGGGGGGCTCGTCGTGGTTCCGATCGGCCTCCTGAACCAGATCAGCGGCGTTTCGACTCCGGTGGAGACGACGTCGCCCGATACCCAGGCGTCGGCCGCGCGCGCGCGACGCGTGATCATGGACGTGGAGCGGTCGCTCGGTTTCCACCCCACTGACCGCGAGTTTGAGAAGCTCGGCTACGACGTGGAGAGCAGCGATCCCAGGACGGGCGAATTGCGCTTCATCGAGGTCAAGGGGCGCGTGAGCGGCGCCGACACGCTCACCGTGACCAAGAACGAGATCCTCTACTCGTTCAACAAGCCGGATCACTTCATCCTGGCCATCGTCGAGTTTCTCGATGACGAGCGGCATCGGGTGCACTACGTGCGCCGGCCGTTCGATCGCACGGGGATCACGACGGACTTCAACGGGGCGAGCGTGAACTTCCCGTTCGCGCAGCTGGTGGAGCGGGGGGAGGAGCCGCGGTGACGCGCTCCGAGTTCCTGGCGTTGCTCAACGCTCCAGAAGGGACACGCCTGGAGTGCAAGGAGGCGCGCGCTCGGTTCGAGTTCGATGAGCTGGTGCGCTACTGCGTTGCGTTGGCCAACGAAGGCGGCGGCACCATCCTGCTCGGCGTCACGGATACCCGCCCGCGCACTGTGGTCGGCAGCCAGGCCTTTTCTGAACCGGGTCGAACGGAAGCGGGGATCTTCGAGCGGCTCGGACATCGGGTAAGCATCGAGGAGCTGATCCATGACGCCCATCGCGTGCTGATCGTGCGAGTGCCGCCTCGGTCTGCGGGCGCTCCGTGGAGCGATCGCGGACAGTACTGGATGCGGGCAGGAGATGCGCTGCAACCGATGTCCGACGACACCTTGCGCGCGATTCACAATGAATCTGCCCATGACTTTTCGGCCGAGATCTGTCCAGACGCCGTGCTCGCCGATCTGGCGGCAACGTCCATCGCGGAGTTCCGTCGCCGCTGGGCTGCTCGCAGCGGCAACGACCGCATTCTCGCCTGGACGGACGACGAGCTCCTTCGGAATGCGGAGCTAACCTCGGAACGCGGGATCACGTTCGCTGCGCTCTTGCTGCTCGGGGCCACGGGCGCACTCGGGCAGTTTCTGCCGCAAGCAGAGATCGTGTTCGAGTATCGGTCGTCGGAGTCCGCCGGACCGGCGCAGGATCGCCTGGAGTTTCGCGAGGGATTCCTCGGCTACCACGACCGTCTGTGGGATCGCATCAACCAGCGGAACGAACGACAGAGCTATCAGGACGGCTTCTTTCGCGCCGAAGTCGCGACCTTCGACGAACAGAGCATTCGAGAGGCGATCCTCAACGCGTTCTGCCATCGGGACTACCGACTGGGAGCGTCTGTCTTCGTACGACAGTTCGCGCGCCGGCTGGAAGTGGTGAGTCCGGGCGGCTTTCCCGCGGGGATTACTCCGGACAACGTCCTCGACCAGCAGAACCCGCGAAATCGACGTCTCGCCGAGGCCTGCGCTCGATGCGGGCTGATCGAGCGCGCGGGTCAGGGGATGAACGTGATGTTCGAGCAGGCCATCAAGCAGAGCAAGCCGCTCCCGGATTTCCGCGGCTCGGCAGGGCATGAGGTCCGGCTCACGCTCCGCGGTGACGTGTCGAATCCAGCGTTCCTAAGGTTCATCGAGCGAGTGGGGGCCGAGACGCTGTCCTCCTTCGATACGCGCGACCTGCTCGTGCTCGATTCCCTTCAGCGAGGCGAGGCCACTCCCGACGCCCTTCGGGACCGCCTCCCTCGCCTCCTGGAACTCGGACTCATCGAACGAATCGGCGGGGGACGGGGCACGCGCTACCTCCTGAGTCGCCGGTACTACTCGGCGATCGGGGAGCGCGGAACCTACACGCGACGGCGCGGACTGGACCGCGGGGCCAATAGGGAGCTTCTGATGAAGCACCTGATCGACGTGGGCGCGGACGGAAGCCCGTTCTCCGAGCTGCAGCAGGTGCTCCCCGGTCTCTCGCGTGGGCAACTCAGGACGCTGCTGGTCGAGCTTCGGGACGCGGGGCGGGTGCGCGTCGAGGGGTTGCGGCGTTGGGCTCGCTGGTTTGCGGTCGGTGCGTAGACTGCCGCCCGGTCGCTATGAATCTCCGACTATGAATTCTACGCTTAAACGTCATACTTAGAAGCGTAAGTCTTTGTATCGCAACAGGTTCTATGAATACTCCCTCCGAAGAAACGTGCATATGATGTCATAGAGTCGGCACATAGGGCAGCGGCGGCGACCGCCGACCTGTCTCCCCCCGACCCAGCCGACGCGCGAGGCCGTGACGCCCCCGATTAACTCTCGCGGTCGACCGGAAGAAGAAACGCCCCTGGCGGGGCGTCGGGCCGGTGATGCTATCGCCGGCGGGGGGCGCTTCCACAATCGGCAGCGCTTCCGACGGCGTCAAGTCAGCCAGAAGAACCTCTCGTGGTCAACGAGCACCCATGACCGTCAAGTCCCACAAGAAACTCATCGAAGTCGCCCTCCCCCTCGAGGCCATCAACAAGGCCTCGGCGCGGGAGAAGTCGATCCGGCACGGCCACCCCAGCACGCTGCACCTGTGGTGGGCGCGGCGCCCGCTGGCGGCGGCGCGGGCGGTGATCTTCGCGCAAATGGTGGACGACCCATCGTCGTGTCCGGACCTCTTTCCCACCGAGAAGGCGCAGGAGAAGGAGCGGCAGCGACTCTTCCGGATCATCGAGGAGCTGGTGCAGTGGGAGAACACGACCAACGAGGAGGTTCTCCAGAAGGCTCGCAACGAGATCTGGCAGAGTTGGCGCCGCGCCTGCGCCGAGAACGCGGACCACCCGCGGGCGAAGGAGCTGTTCGACCGGCACACGCTCCCCGCCTTCCACGATCCGTTCGCCGGCGGCGGGGCGTTGCCGCTGGAGGCGCAACGGCTGGGGCTCGAGGCGTACGCGAGCGACCTGAACCCGGTGGCGGTGCTGATCAACAAGGCGATGATCGAGATCCCGCCTCGATTTGCCGGAAAGCCGCCGGTGCGGCCGCGGTCGAAGGACGACCCGCCGGAGTTCATGCACCGGCAGTGGAAGGGAGCGCAGGGGTTGGCGGAGGACGTGCGCTACTACGGGCAGTGGATGCGCGACGAAGCGGAGAAGCGGATCGGCAAGCTGTATCCGCCCATCGAGGTGACCGCCGAGATGGCGAAGGGGCGGCCGGACCTCAGGCCGTACGTGGGACAGAAGCTCACGGTGATCGCCTGGCTGTGGGCGCGCACGGTGAAGAGCCCCAACCCGGCGTTTGCCAAGGTGGACGTGCCGCTGGCCTCGACCTTCATGCTGTCGACCAAGGCGGGGAAGGAGTCGTACGTGGAGCCGCTGATCGAGGAGGGTGGCTACCGGTTCACGGTGAAGGTGGGGAATCCGAAGAATGCGGCGCGGGCAAAGAGCGGGACCAAGCTGTCGCGCGGGGCGAACTTCGCGTGCCTGATGTCGGGGGCGCCGATCGAGGGCGACTACATAAAGGCAGAAGGCAAAGCCGGGCGGATGGGGGCGCGACTGATGGCGATCGTGGCTGAGGGGGAGCGAGGGCGCGTGTATCTCGCGCCGACGCCTGAGCATGAAGCGGCGGCACGGAAGGCGCAGCCGGAGTGGAGGCCAGAGCTGAATATCTCCGGAAGCACGCAGTACGTAGGCGTGAAGCCCTACGGAGTCGAACGCTTCGATGCAATCTTCACCGAACGACAAACGCTGGCGCTAACGACGTTCTCAGGTCTCATATCCGAAGCGATGCAGCAGGTGCATCGTCACGCCGTAGGTATGGGACTAAAGGATGACGGCATGACGCTGCGCGACGGCGGCAGCGCTGCGACGGCGTATGCAGAATCTGTCGCGGTGTACTTGGCTTTTGCGCTTAGCAAGCAGGCGGACCTTGCCAACAGCCTTTGCGGATGGGAGCCGATTGCTCAGTGCCCGCGACACCTCTTCGGTCGGCAGGCCATTCCAATGCTTTGGGATTATGCCGAGGGTAATCCCCTGGGAAACAGCTCAGGCGCATGGACGGTGTTCCTTGATGGCATCGTCAAGGCGCACACAAGGGCCTTTGAGCACGTTGCCCCCACCGCACGAGGTCACGCGCAACAAGGCGACGCAAGTGTGCAAAGAATCTCTGTTGACAAGATTGTCTCAACGGATCCGCCATACTACGACAACGTCCCCTATGCCGACCTTTCGGACTTCTTCTACGTCTGGCTACGGCGCTCTCTCCGTGGAGTCTTCCCGGATCTGTTCGCAACAGTCGCAGTACCGAAGGCCGAGGAACTCGTGGCTTTCGCCTATCGACACGAGGAAGGGAAGAAGGGCGCCGAAGCATACTTCCTTGATGGCATGACGAGCGCAATGCGCCGTCTTGTCGACCAGTCCCATCCAGCGTTCCCGGTCACCATCTACTATGCCTTCAAACAGTCTGAGAGCTCCGCGGAGAGCGGTACTGCCAGCACTGGTTGGGAAACATTCCTCGACGCGGTGATTCGCGCTGGATTCGGCACGACGGGTACATGGCCAATGCGTACCGAGAATGACTCTCGCCTAAGAGGCCAGACTTCGAACGCTCTCGCATCCAGTATTGTGCTTGCCTGCCGCAAGCGCGCCTCCGACGCCCCCACCGCCACCCGCCGCGAGTTCGTCGCCGCGCTCAAGTCCGAACTCCCCGCGGCGCTCGCGCACCTGCAACGCGGCAACATCGCCCCGGTGGACCTGGCGCAAGCCGCCATCGGCCCCGGCATGGCGATCTACACTCGTTATGCGCAGGTGCTCGACGCGCAGGGCAAGCCGCTCTCCGTGCGCGAGGCGCTGGCGCTCATCAACCAGGTGCTCGACGAGACGCTGGCCGAGCAGGAGGGGGACTTCGACGCCGACACCCGTTTCGCCGTGACCTGGTTCGAGCAGCAGGGGTTCGCCGAGGGGGAGTTCGGCGTGGCCGACGTGCTGGCGCGGGCCAAGAACACCAGCGTGGACGGGCTGCGCGAGGCGGGCGTGCTGGAGTCCAAGCGCAGCAAGGTGCGGCTGCTCACTGCCGACGAGCTGCCGGCCGACTGGGACCCGGCCACCGACACGCGCCTCACGGCGTGGGAGATGGTGCATCATCTCATCCGCGCGCTCAACGCCGGGGGCGTGACGCAAGCGGCGGCGCTGCTCAAGGCGCTCGGCGCCAAGGGGGAGGTGGCGCGGGAGCTGGCGTATCGGTTATATGCGATCGCCGAGCGAAAGAAGCGGGCGGCGGATGCGTTGGCGTACAATGGGTTGGTGCAGAGTTGGCCGGAGATTGCGCGGTTGGCGCAGGAAGACGGCAAAGCACGCGTCACACAGGTGGACGCCTTCGCCGACACGGAGGAGTAGCCCATGGCCATCACCAACCGCGACCGCGTCACCCGCGGCCTCGACCTCTTGCGCGACGGACTTCAGCCGTTCGTCGAACGCGAACTCAAGTCGAAGTACGGCGACCGCTGGCCCGCCGAACTCCGCGCCGGCCTCGCCGGGCGCAACATCGGAATGGGCGACAACCCGCTGCAGGATCCGCAGGTCCTCCTCTTCGTCACCGACAAGCTGTGGGGGCCCGTCTTCGGGAACATCCTCTCCCGGAGCGACCGCACGCTCGCGCTCGAACTCACCGACGTGCGCAACAAGTGGGCACATGCCGACTCGTTCAGCAGCGATGACGTGGACCGCGCACTGGACTCGGTCGAACGGCTGCTCAACAGCGTCGCCGCGCCACAGGCCGACGAGGTCCGCAAGCTCAAGCTCGACTTGCGGCGCACGATCTACGACGAACAGGTGCGCGGGGCACATCGTCGGGCGGGCGGAACACTGATCGAGCCGACTGCCGCCAGCACCATCTCGGCCTGGCGCGACGTGGTCACGCCGCACGCGGATGTCGCAAGCGGCCGGTACCAGCAGGCGGAGTTCGCCGCCGATCTCTGGCAGGTGCACATCGGGGAGGGCTCGGACGAGTACAAGAAGCCCGCCGAGTTCTTCCGTCGCACCTACCTCACCGAGAGCCTCAAGCAGCTCCTCATCGGTGGAATCCAGCGCATTTCTGGGCAGGGGGGCGACCCGGTCGTGCAGCTGCAGACCAATTTCGGTGGCGGCAAGACGCACTCGATGCTCGCGCTGTACCACCTGTTCTCCGGCGCGCGCATCCCGGACCTCCCGGGGGTCGATACGCTGCTCGCCGAGGCAGGGGTCAAGTCGCTCCCGAAGGCGAAGCGGGTGGTCCTGGTCGGGAACAAGATCTCGGCGGGGAGCCCTTCGACGAAGCCTGATGGCACGGTGGTTCGCACGCTGTGGGGAGAGCTGGCGTATCAGCTCGGCGGCAAGAAGGCCTACGCCCGCATCAGGGAGGACGACGAGCGCGCGACGAGTCCCGGCGACACGCTGCGCGAGCTGTTCGTCGAACACGGCCCAGCGCTCATCCTCATCGACGAGTGGGTGGCGTACGCCCGCCAGCTGCACGACCAGTCGGACCTTCCGGCTGGGAGCTTCGAGACGCAGTTCACCTTCGCCCAGGCGCTCACCGAGTCGGCCAAGCTCGCCGGCAACTGCCTCCTGGTGATCTCGCTCCCGGCGTCGGACACGACCGGGTCGCCGCACACGCTCTCCGACGACGTTGAGGTAGGCGGCGTGCGCGGGCGCACGGCGCTCGACCGGCTGCGCAACGTGGTTGGGCGCGTGGAGTCGTCGTGGCGCCCGGCGACGGCGGAAGAAGGGTTCGAGATTGTGCGGCGACGTCTGTTCGAACCCATCGCCGGCGATGCTGGCTTCAAGCAGCGGGACATCACGGCGCGCGCCTTCGCGGAACTCTATCGCAGCCAGACCGGGGAGTTTCCCAGCGAGTCGCGCACCGTCGACTACGAGAAGCGCATCCAGGCGGCGTATCCCATCCACCCCGAGGTCTTCGACCGACTGTACACCGACTGGTCGACGCTGGTGAAGTTCCAGCGCACGCGCGGCGTGCTGCGCCTGATGGCGGCGGTGATCCACTCGCTGTGGGAGAAGGGCGATCGCAACCCGCTCATCCTCCCCTCCACCATCCCCATCGACGATCCGCGCGTGCAGTTCGAACTCACGCGCTACCTGTCCGATAACTGGGTCCCGATCATCGAGAAGGACGTCGACGGCCCCAGCTCGCTCCCCAAGAAGCTCGA is a genomic window containing:
- a CDS encoding RNA helicase; this encodes MTLEELKPNATVRGILPSELATVVGVTWHGSNALTVVYRGPEGRLAEEILYRDDEPRLELVAVGRPWSFDGDGAAFRLVAEAHRIRLAHLFDPVLAVHTSLVDPLPHQITAVYEQMLPRQPLRFLLADDPGAGKTIMAGLLIKELIARGDLRRCLIVCPGSLVEQWQDELSRRFHLPFEILTNDKLEAARTGNWFLENDLAIARLDKLSRNEDIQQKLSAPDCRYDLIVCDEAHKMSATFFSGEVKYTKRYKLGQLLSTLTRHFLLMTATPHNGKEEDFQLFLALLDGDRFEGRFRDGVHQVEVSDLMRRMVKENLLKFDGRPLFPERIAYTVPYKLSDLEARLYREVTDYVRQEFNRADALQNDKRAGTVGFALTILQRRLASSPEAIYQSIKRRRERLEKRLRELELLQRGGAPVAREPAPRLLDADDVEDLEEAPENEVEAVEEEILDQATAASTIAELQAEIATLARLEQLATDVRRSGQDTKWRELSRLLGEIFSSNGGNPGAVGERQPPRGAGEIFPPVPSPRQKLVLFTEHRDTLNYLERQIASLLGRPHAVVLIHGGMGREERRKAQESFLHDPTVQVLLATDAAGEGINLQRAHLMVNYDLPWNPNRLEQRFGRIHRIGQTEVCHLWNLVADETREGDVYRTLLEKLEEARKALGGQVFDVLGKLQFEGKALRELLLEAIRYGDQPEVRARLTRSIANGVDRSHLQGLIEERALAHDAMDASRVARIREEMERADARRLQPHYIESFFLEAFRQLGGNARLREARRYEVSHIPAPVRNRDRVIGTGDPVLPRYERIVFEKELIAPPGQPLGAFVCPGHPLLDATLDLTLERHADLLKRGTVLVDERDPGTEPRVLFFIEHGIQNASLLPSGERRTISRRMLYVEINKAGDTRHLQYAPYLDYRPLKEGEPGCDALLARPELAWVTREVEATAARYAVEHVVPEHVKEVRDRRLELIQKTRAAVRDRLTKEITYWDHRAARLQLDEAAGKPNARQNSQEARRRADDLQVRLEKRLAELEREAQMSALSPVVRGGLVVVPIGLLNQISGVSTPVETTSPDTQASAARARRVIMDVERSLGFHPTDREFEKLGYDVESSDPRTGELRFIEVKGRVSGADTLTVTKNEILYSFNKPDHFILAIVEFLDDERHRVHYVRRPFDRTGITTDFNGASVNFPFAQLVERGEEPR
- a CDS encoding transcriptional regulator, with the protein product MTRSEFLALLNAPEGTRLECKEARARFEFDELVRYCVALANEGGGTILLGVTDTRPRTVVGSQAFSEPGRTEAGIFERLGHRVSIEELIHDAHRVLIVRVPPRSAGAPWSDRGQYWMRAGDALQPMSDDTLRAIHNESAHDFSAEICPDAVLADLAATSIAEFRRRWAARSGNDRILAWTDDELLRNAELTSERGITFAALLLLGATGALGQFLPQAEIVFEYRSSESAGPAQDRLEFREGFLGYHDRLWDRINQRNERQSYQDGFFRAEVATFDEQSIREAILNAFCHRDYRLGASVFVRQFARRLEVVSPGGFPAGITPDNVLDQQNPRNRRLAEACARCGLIERAGQGMNVMFEQAIKQSKPLPDFRGSAGHEVRLTLRGDVSNPAFLRFIERVGAETLSSFDTRDLLVLDSLQRGEATPDALRDRLPRLLELGLIERIGGGRGTRYLLSRRYYSAIGERGTYTRRRGLDRGANRELLMKHLIDVGADGSPFSELQQVLPGLSRGQLRTLLVELRDAGRVRVEGLRRWARWFAVGA
- a CDS encoding AAA+ family ATPase produces the protein MAITNRDRVTRGLDLLRDGLQPFVERELKSKYGDRWPAELRAGLAGRNIGMGDNPLQDPQVLLFVTDKLWGPVFGNILSRSDRTLALELTDVRNKWAHADSFSSDDVDRALDSVERLLNSVAAPQADEVRKLKLDLRRTIYDEQVRGAHRRAGGTLIEPTAASTISAWRDVVTPHADVASGRYQQAEFAADLWQVHIGEGSDEYKKPAEFFRRTYLTESLKQLLIGGIQRISGQGGDPVVQLQTNFGGGKTHSMLALYHLFSGARIPDLPGVDTLLAEAGVKSLPKAKRVVLVGNKISAGSPSTKPDGTVVRTLWGELAYQLGGKKAYARIREDDERATSPGDTLRELFVEHGPALILIDEWVAYARQLHDQSDLPAGSFETQFTFAQALTESAKLAGNCLLVISLPASDTTGSPHTLSDDVEVGGVRGRTALDRLRNVVGRVESSWRPATAEEGFEIVRRRLFEPIAGDAGFKQRDITARAFAELYRSQTGEFPSESRTVDYEKRIQAAYPIHPEVFDRLYTDWSTLVKFQRTRGVLRLMAAVIHSLWEKGDRNPLILPSTIPIDDPRVQFELTRYLSDNWVPIIEKDVDGPSSLPKKLDENPALGRLHAARRVARTIYLGSAPHSGTAHRGIDDQRIKLGCVMPGEPPAVYGDALRQLAAAATYLYQDESRAWYDTQPTVTKLAADRAEQLKRSPDKVAHEIEERLRLDLRKHGDFSRIHPVPRSGADVPDDLDARLVVLSAEYPYAGEPDNAAFNAARAILESRGNAPRLYRNTLVFLAADKARLQDLDEAVRKYLAWESILAEKETLNLTPFQQRQAESQRRTAESTVTARLPEAYQWLIIPEQATPQEPISLRAAKLTGSDALAVRASRKLKSEETLIGALGSTVLRMRMDDVPLWRGDHVEVRQLVEDFAKYPYLPRLAGAEVLVRAARDGVALLTWETDTFAFAESYDQTGKRYRGLRCGQQVQSIAVEGAGLLVKPSAAREQLDRVQPGGQPPRPTPPEGLGVEPGGGGRGRPSVPPPPTPPALPKRYYGTVTLEAARVGRDAGKIAEEVISHLAGLDGAKVTVTLEISAEVPGGVPENVVRIVMENGRTLRFAGQGFERE